AAGGGTCACGATGGTGGAGAACATCAGGCCGCCCATGATGGCGCGCGCCATGGGGAAGTAGGGCGGGCCGTCGCCGCCAATGAGGGTTTTGTCGCCAAGAACTTTTGCCTTGATTTAAGAATCATTTTTATTTAGATTAAATCAAATATATTTTTGACTGGGATATCTACTATGAATGAAAAAATGAGTTATTTGAATGGCAGAATTACAATAAATCCTCAAATTTGTAATGGCAAGCCAACCATCCGAGGGAAAAGGATTACTGTACAAACGATTCTTGAATTCTTGAGTGCTGGTGAAAGTCATAAGGAAATACTTCGTCAGTATCCATCCATAGAACCAGAAGACATTAAGGCATGTTTGAAATTTGCGACCAAGTTAATGAGCAATAACTATCTTCTTAAGATGACTGCCTGAGATGGCAAAATATTTTATAGATGCTAATTTGCCATATTATTTTGCTTTATGGTCAAATAAAGATTGTATTCACGCCAATGATATTGATGATGAATGGTCGGATTTCAAGATATGGGAATATGCAAAAGAGAATAACCTGACAATCGTGACAAAAGATGCTGATTTTTCGGAAATGATTCTTCCAAGCGAACCACCACCACGTATTATCCACGTCAAACTAGGCAATATGAAAATGAATCAATTTCATAATGCGATTTCAAAAGTATGGAACGAGGCCTGTGAATTGAGCGATCAGTATAAACTTGTTCGGATTTTCGAAGATAGAATTGAATGTATAAACTAAATTTAGACTAAGCCACTTTCATTTTGTCAGGTCTACCAGGATTCCCCGTCGCTTTTCTCACAACCCTCCTGCCCCACAGATTCAAATTATCCAAACCGACATAAATCGTCGGCAAAATAAAAAGGGTCACGATGGTAGAGAACATCAGGCCGCCCATGATGGCGCGCGCCATGGGGAAGTAGGGCGGGCCGTCGCCGCCAATGAGGGTTTTACCGATGGAGAGTGGAACAAGCCCCAGAACGGTGGTGCCGGCGGTCATGAGAATCGGGCGCACCCGTTCGACAGCGCCTTTCAGGATGGCTTCATTTCTGGAAAGTCCTTGCGCCCTGAGATGATTGATGTGATCGATCAAAACAATGCCGTTGTTCACCACAATGCCGATCAGAACGAA
The DNA window shown above is from candidate division KSB1 bacterium and carries:
- a CDS encoding DUF433 domain-containing protein, with translation MSYLNGRITINPQICNGKPTIRGKRITVQTILEFLSAGESHKEILRQYPSIEPEDIKACLKFATKLMSNNYLLKMTA
- a CDS encoding DUF5615 family PIN-like protein translates to MAKYFIDANLPYYFALWSNKDCIHANDIDDEWSDFKIWEYAKENNLTIVTKDADFSEMILPSEPPPRIIHVKLGNMKMNQFHNAISKVWNEACELSDQYKLVRIFEDRIECIN